The Acinonyx jubatus isolate Ajub_Pintada_27869175 chromosome E3, VMU_Ajub_asm_v1.0, whole genome shotgun sequence genome has a window encoding:
- the IGSF6 gene encoding immunoglobulin superfamily member 6 isoform X2, translated as METVKRGKTVLGLEINLILFYVGAARACIVSVSQPQYLEVDHTQEAITIQCSYSHVGCPAEQPRSLWFRYGAHQPENLCLDGCTSDAGKFTVKEALTQNQVSLTVNRVTLNDSAIYICGIVLPFSKEPGAKRTGEGTMLVVREMKGLHSLLIAVLSLLSIYMTVVLGIFVVLSKSKSNSLRNKETEDSQKKKSAWRIFQEIAQELYNKRRVETRQQSISVKYHKDVMQI; from the exons GTGCTGCTCGTGCCTGTATAGTCTCGGTCTCTCAACCACAGTACCTCGAAGTGGACCACACCCAAGAAGCCATAACCATTCAGTGTTCCTACTCCCATGTGGGGTGCCCCGCAGAGCAACCAAGAAGCCTGTGGTTTCGCTATGGAGCTCACCAGCCGGAGAACCTCTGCTTGGATGGATGCACCAGCGATGCGGGCAAGTTCACAGTGAAGGAAGCCCTGACACAAAATCAGGTTTCCCTCACTGTGAACAGGGTGACTCTCAACGACAGTGCCATCTACATCTGTGGAATAGTCCTTCCCTTTTCAAAGGAACCAGGAGCCAAGCGGACCGGAGAAGGGACCATGCTGGTGGTGAGAG aaatgaaggggCTCCACAGTCTCCTGATAGCTGTTCTATCACTGCTCTCTATCTACATGACTGTTGTTCTCGGGATCTTCGTGGTCCTCTCCAAA TCAAAATCTAACTctctaagaaacaaagaaacagaagactcaCAAAAG AAGAAGAGTGCTTGGCGTATTTTTCAGGAAATTGCTCAAGAACTATATAATAAGAGACGCGTGGAAACAAGACAACAATCTATAAGTGTAAAATATCACAAAGACGTAATGCagatataa